The Streptomyces sp. NBC_00691 genome has a segment encoding these proteins:
- a CDS encoding GNAT family N-acetyltransferase has product MDIAALTSAWVAGWAVSRGTPTAVDEPWGHRIEVGLPRHVVRHVLPAPDAATVGALCTRLTTPYSWLKIMAGPEDARAWITEGWTVPDDPGFMMIKPLDPGARPAPPEGYARTTEVRDGVIRVRVLAPDGTLAARGQIAPTGSTAVADQIETDPAHRRRGLGANVMRTLEAAAAQAGAETGVLAATTDGLALYDSLDWRYQGPLTGIVRDGGGAEAG; this is encoded by the coding sequence ATGGATATCGCAGCTCTTACATCGGCGTGGGTGGCGGGCTGGGCCGTCTCCCGTGGCACCCCGACCGCCGTCGACGAGCCCTGGGGCCACCGGATCGAGGTGGGGCTGCCCCGGCACGTGGTACGGCATGTGCTGCCCGCCCCCGACGCGGCCACCGTCGGCGCGCTCTGCACCCGGCTGACCACCCCGTACAGCTGGCTCAAGATCATGGCGGGGCCCGAGGACGCGCGCGCGTGGATCACTGAGGGCTGGACGGTCCCCGACGACCCGGGGTTCATGATGATCAAGCCGCTGGACCCCGGCGCCCGGCCGGCCCCGCCCGAGGGGTACGCCCGGACCACCGAGGTCCGGGACGGTGTCATCCGGGTCCGCGTGCTGGCGCCCGACGGCACCCTCGCCGCCCGCGGCCAGATCGCCCCGACCGGGTCCACCGCCGTCGCCGACCAGATCGAGACCGATCCCGCGCACCGGCGGCGCGGACTCGGGGCCAACGTCATGCGCACCCTGGAGGCGGCCGCGGCGCAGGCGGGCGCCGAGACCGGGGTGCTCGCCGCGACCACGGACGGCCTCGCGCTGTACGACTCCCTCGACTGGCGCTACCAGGGACCGCTGACGGGCATCGTCCGGGACGGCGGCGGGGCCGAGGCCGGCTGA